The Micromonospora siamensis genome contains the following window.
CGCCGCGGTCACACGGCGCGAGCGGACGCCTCGCTCAGGCCAGGGCCAGGAAGAGCTTCTCCAGCTCCTCCTCGGTCATCTCCGGCTCCTCGCCCCGCTCCCGCACGGTGCCGCAGTGCTGCATGCCGGAGGCGATGATCTTGAAGCCGGCCCGGTCGATCGCCTTGGAGACCGCCGCGAGCTGGGTCAGCGCCGCCCGGCAGTCCTCGCCGTTCTCCATCATCTCGATGACCGCGTTCAGCTGCCCACGGGCTCGCTTGAGCCGGGTCAGCGCCTCGCCGGTCATCTCAGGCCGAAGCTTCATCGCACTACCTCCTGCGTCTCAACATACCCCGGGGGGTTCCATCTCGCCAACGCATACCCCCACCGGTATGTTCAACCGCGCCGACCGCGAGCGGATTCCCGCCTTTCGACGGCCGCCCCGCTGCCCACCGTCAGGAGGATCCGTGCGGCTGATCGACGCCTGGAAGCCGCGTGGCGTGGCCCGAACGCACCCGGGTATCGCCGAAGGGACGCCCGGTCGACAGGCCGAGCCGGCAGGCAACCGACCGAGGGAGACAGAGCATGAGCTACGCGATGACCGTCCGGCTGTCCGCGCCGTTCGCCCCGACCGTGGAACGCGTCCGGACGGCACTGAAGGACCAGGGCTTCGGCGTGCTCACCGAGATCGACATGCGGTCGACGCTCCGGGACAAGCTCGGTGTCGACATGGCCGAGTACGTCATCCTGGGCGCCTGCAACCCGGCGCTGGCGCACCGGGCCGTGCAGGCGGACCCGGCCATCGGCCTGCTCCTGCCCTGCAACGTCGTGGTACGCGCGGATGGGGCGGACAGCACGGTGGTGCAGGCCATGGATCCGCAGGTGATGGTGCAGCTCAGCGACGCGCCCGAGTTGCCGGCGATCGCCGACGAGGCAGCGGGCCGACTGCGCGAGGCGTTGGCGACCCTCCCGGCCTGAGCCGGCCGGGAGTGCGGACACCGGCCCGCACTCCCGGCCAGCGGCCCGTCGCCAGGCGGCTCGTCACCTGCCCACCAGCACGATCCCGTCCCGCGCGACCACCCCCTGCCCCGCCCCCGGGTAGGCTGATCGACGAGCAGGGCTTTTTGCCGCATTTGTTCATGGAGTCCCCATGCCCGTCCTTCGGTTCCTGAACTCACCCGCCGGCCGGGTCGTCCGCGTCCTCCTCGGCGCGGCGCTCATCGCGGTCGGCGCGTCGATCGGCGG
Protein-coding sequences here:
- a CDS encoding DUF302 domain-containing protein, yielding MSYAMTVRLSAPFAPTVERVRTALKDQGFGVLTEIDMRSTLRDKLGVDMAEYVILGACNPALAHRAVQADPAIGLLLPCNVVVRADGADSTVVQAMDPQVMVQLSDAPELPAIADEAAGRLREALATLPA
- a CDS encoding metal-sensitive transcriptional regulator encodes the protein MKLRPEMTGEALTRLKRARGQLNAVIEMMENGEDCRAALTQLAAVSKAIDRAGFKIIASGMQHCGTVRERGEEPEMTEEELEKLFLALA